The following proteins come from a genomic window of Nostoc sp. ATCC 53789:
- a CDS encoding LysR family transcriptional regulator — translation MELRHLRYFIAVAEELHFSRAAERLHIAQPPLSQQIQQLETELGVELFQRKTKRQVQLTEAGQVFLQEAYQLFAQLSKAIDLTQRTGRGEKGQLRVGFTSLVTYDLLPVILRRFREQFLEVELVLQELTTTQQEQALFNRRIHVGFAHPPLEDNTFNQECIQQEGLIVALLETHFLARQENISVRELKDENFIMFPRHLGPGLYDQILSLCQQGNFSPKVTQEAIQMQTIIGLVSAGMGIAIIPSSLQNLQRAGVVYRTLEEKTPLVETAVVWRQEDMTPVLREFLQIVRSVCGELIS, via the coding sequence ATGGAACTGCGACACCTGCGCTACTTCATTGCTGTAGCTGAAGAACTGCACTTTAGTAGAGCCGCAGAGCGACTTCACATTGCTCAACCGCCCTTAAGCCAGCAAATTCAGCAGCTAGAAACAGAACTAGGGGTAGAACTTTTTCAACGCAAAACTAAACGACAGGTGCAGCTAACGGAAGCCGGACAAGTATTTTTGCAAGAAGCTTATCAATTGTTCGCTCAACTGTCCAAGGCAATTGATCTGACTCAACGGACAGGTAGGGGTGAGAAAGGACAACTACGAGTAGGTTTCACCAGCTTGGTAACTTACGATTTGCTGCCTGTGATTTTGCGGCGGTTTCGAGAACAGTTTCTAGAGGTAGAGTTAGTATTGCAGGAGTTAACGACAACTCAGCAAGAACAAGCGCTATTCAATCGCCGCATCCATGTAGGTTTTGCCCATCCACCTTTAGAAGACAACACTTTCAATCAAGAATGTATTCAGCAAGAAGGACTAATTGTAGCTTTGCTAGAAACTCATTTCTTAGCTAGACAAGAAAATATTTCAGTGCGCGAGCTAAAAGACGAAAATTTTATTATGTTCCCCCGCCATTTGGGCCCTGGACTTTACGATCAAATCCTGAGTCTTTGCCAGCAAGGAAATTTCAGCCCAAAAGTAACTCAAGAAGCAATCCAAATGCAGACAATCATCGGACTAGTGTCTGCGGGAATGGGGATTGCGATTATACCGTCTTCTTTGCAAAATCTTCAAAGGGCTGGTGTAGTTTATCGCACTTTAGAAGAAAAAACACCGTTAGTAGAAACGGCTGTAGTGTGGCGACAAGAGGATATGACACCTGTTTTACGGGAGTTTCTACAAATTGTCAGAAGTGTCTGTGGTGAATTAATCAGTTAA